In Dromaius novaehollandiae isolate bDroNov1 chromosome 3, bDroNov1.hap1, whole genome shotgun sequence, the following are encoded in one genomic region:
- the GOPC gene encoding Golgi-associated PDZ and coiled-coil motif-containing protein — translation MSGAAGGSCGPGAGACGGGAAGAASPPGGGVSMFRWLEVLEKEFDKAFVDVDLLLGEIDPDQADITYEGRQKMTSLSSCFAQLCHKAQTVSQINHKLEAQLVDLKSELTETQAEKAVLEKEVHDQLLQLHAVQLQLHAKTGQSVDSGAIKAKLERELEANKKEKVKEAQLEAEVKLLRKENEALRRHIAVLQAEVYGARLAAKYLDKELAGRVQQIQLLGRDMKGPAHDKLWNQLEAEIHLHRHKTVIRACRGRNDLKRPMQAPPGHDPDALKKSQGVGPIRKVLLVKEDHEGLGISITGGKEHGVPILISEIHPGQPADRCGGLHVGDAILAVNGVNLRDAKHKEAVTILSQQRGEIEFEVVYVAPEVDSDDENVEYEDESGHRYRLYLDELEEGANSSSNRKEENVDVKASQVFDKKPSIDGHENGDLGNSVGAPLEDTAPKLARSAESLS, via the exons ATgtcgggcgcggcgggcggctcctgcgggccgggcgccggggcctgcggcgggggcgcggccggcgctgccTCGCCGCCGGGCGGCGGCGTGTCCATGTTCCGGTGGCTGGAAGTGCTGGAGAAGGAGTTCGACAAGGCCTTCGTGGACGTGGACCTGCTGCTGGGCGAGATCGACCCCGACCAGGCCGACATCACCTACGAGGGGCGGCAGAAAATGACCAGCCTCAGCTCCTGCTTCGCCCAGCTCTGCCACAAGGCGCAGACCGTGTCCCAGATCAACCACAAGctggag GCACAATTAGTTGATCTGAAGTCTGAACTGACAGAAActcaggcagagaaagcagtaCTGGAAAAGGAAGTGCATGATCAGCTTTTGCAACTCCATGCCGTTCAGCTTCAGCTACATGCCAAAACTGGTCAGAGTGTTGATTCTGGGGCTATTAAGGCAAAACTG GAGAGAGAGCTTGAAgctaacaagaaagagaaagtgaaagaagCTCAACTGGAAGCTGAGGTGAAGTTgctgaggaaggaaaatgaagcacTTCGTCGACACATAGCTGTGCTTCAGGCAGAGGTTTATGGAGCAAGATTAGCAGCCAAGTACTTGGATAAGGAACTAGCTGGAAG GGTCCAGCAGATTCAGTTACTGGGTCGTGATATGAAGGGACCTGCTCATGACAAGCTCTGGAATCAACTTGAGGCAGAAATACACCTTCACCGTCACAAAACTGTTATTAGAGCCTGTCGGGGTCGGAATGATCTAAAACGACCAATGCAAGCACCGCCAGGACAT GATCCAGATGCTTTAAAGAAGAGTCAAGGTGTTGGTCCAATCAGAAAAGTTCTGCTCGTTAAAGAAGACCATGAAGGACTAGGAATTTCAATCACA gGTGGGAAGGAGCATGGTGTTCCAATACTTATTTCTGAAATCcatcctggacaacctgctgaTCGATGTGGAGGACTGCATGTTGGTGATGCTATTTTGGCAGTAAATGGAGTTAATCTACGGGATGCTAAACATAAAGAAGCTGTAACTATTCTTTCCCAACAA AGAGGCGAAATTGAGTTTGAAGTAGTATATGTTGCTCCAGAAGTAGATTCAGATGATGAAAATGTAGAATATGAGGATGAGAGTGGACACCGTTATCGTTTGTATCTCGATGAATTGGAAGAAGGTGCAAATTCAAGTTCtaataggaaagaagaaaatgtggaTGTCAAAGCATCACAAG tGTTTGATAAGAAACCAAGTATTGATGGACATGAAAATGGAGACCTGGGGAATTCAGTTGGAGCTCCGTTAGAAGACACTGCACCCAAATTAGCCCGTTCTGCTGAATCTCTAtcgtaa